One Pararge aegeria chromosome 4, ilParAegt1.1, whole genome shotgun sequence DNA segment encodes these proteins:
- the LOC120637772 gene encoding nicastrin produces MAYKNMMNLVYLYLMTIGIKVIRCERLREQMYSSIEGGAACFRRLNGTHQAGCSSSLNGEVGVVQMIYNISDAQWLVHNSSAGPYMAVVSTTLYYDIIEILLRYPDNIAGILLYDNATMSPNFFTQESQCPNEYSSDPRLGQCVKPGGIVWNEKGTGLLRRDIPYPIFFLPKARIGDITKIEECYNRYNLDKDNQRGRPLCSLQLNSFMYAAVNSVVCLRRSASSAFLSSNKVCDPLGDYNVYYSLFPRAKETGASKKTVTLVTARIDSASLFDGIAPGAASSVVGLVSNIATAATLAKMIPVTDAKLYDQNVLWTLFNGEAFDYIGSQRIAYDLSRGAWPPVSPLSPSDIRLHIELGQLGGSLQLFKDSASWPIYAYAPYSSQNATAPQILEFMGEMSSYSTLNNITVSPEFTTDIPPSSLHSFRQILRNVTESGSLLEILLADHKGTFTNKFYESALDDHENIGYVYHNISIDSEGIFIPTADLLANGTMKETEAQVKIANLATTLAHTLYQQMSGKPYTGSVKASAHLVDEMLYCFLRSQACRLLLAADYASNSDELPADRPLPLYVGVAAWPSPPAVYAGHLIALLTGNHLHVNRTDCDKNADTGFSYYWLRGWNHSGICIETTMNFSQAVSPAFIKPDYDLTSGEFSSWTESVWQTIWARVFVRASGAGARLAAVTGALATAVAAILTFWLQRHSALVFIDAPSSVSSDAAGIIRTVNC; encoded by the exons ATGgcgtataaaaatatgatgaatcttgtgtatttatatcttatgACAATAGGAATAAAGG TCATAAGGTGTGAAAGACTTCGAGAACAAATGTACTCATCAATTGAAGGTGGAGCAGCGTGCTTTCGCAGACTGAATGGAACTCATCAAGCAGGTTGCTCAT CTTCACTCAATGGCGAAGTTGGTGTTGTACAAATGATATACAACATCTCTGATGCACAGTGGCTAGTGCATAACAGCAGTGCAGGCCCATATATGGCTGTTGTTAGCACTACACTGTACTATGACATTATTGAGATCTTGCTACGGTATCCAGATAACATAGCAGGCATCCTGCTGTATGATAATGCAACCATGAG CCCGAATTTCTTCACCCAAGAATCCCAGTGTCCAAATGAATACTCTTCGGATCCACGTCTTGGTCAGTGTGTCAAACCTGGAGGTATTGTGTGGAACGAGAAAGGGACAGGTCTCTTGAGGAGAGATATTCCAtaccctatattttttttaccaaaggCTCGTATTGGTGATATTACAAAAATAGAAGAGTGTTATAATAG GTATAATTTAGATAAGGATAACCAGAGAGGAAGACCCTTATGTTCACTGCAATTGAATTCATTTATGTATGCAGCAGTTAATAGCGTTGTTTGTTTAAGGAG ATCAGCCTCTTCCGCTTTTCTGTCATCAAACAAAGTGTGTGACCCACTCGGCGATTATAATGTTTACTACTCTCTATTTCCACGTGCAAAG GAAACTGGAGCGTCGAAAAAAACTGTCACCTTAGTGACAGCACGTATTGACTCGGCGTCCCTTTTTGATG gtatagcTCCCGGTGCAGCCAGCTCCGTGGTGGGGCTGGTTTCCAATATCGCCACGGCAGCGACTCTTGCGAAAATGATTCCTGTCACTGACGCTAAATTATATG ACCAAAATGTTCTTTGGACCTTATTCAACGGCGAGGCGTTCGATTACATCGGCTCACAACGGATAGCTTACGATCTGAGTCGGGGGGCGTGGCCACCGGTGTCCCCCCTCTCCCCTTCCGACATTCGCCTACATATCGAGCTTGGACAACTGGGAGGCTCTCTGCAGCTATTTAAGGACAGTGCGTCATGGCCTATTTATGCCTATGCACCATATAGTTCGCAAAATGCTACAGCGCCACAG ATATTAGAATTTATGGGTGAGATGTCCTCTTACTCAACTCTGAATAATATAACAGTTAGTCCAGAGTTTACTACTGACATACCGCCGTCGTCTCTACATTCCTTCCGCCAAATCCTCAGGAATGTGACGGAAAGTGGCTCACTGCTTGAAATATTGTTAGCCGATCACAAAGGAACATTCACAAACAAGTTCTATGAGTCTGCTTTAGATGATCACGAAAATATTGGATACGTGTACCACAACATAAGCATTGACAGTGAGGGCATCT TTATACCAACGGCTGATCTATTAGCTAACGGTACAATGAAGGAGACTGAAGCCCAAGTGAAAATAGCAAACCTCGCGACAACTCTAGCTCACACGTTATACCAACAGATGTCTGGCAAACCTTACACGGGCTCTGTGAAGGCGTCCGCACATTTG GTGGACGAAATGTTATACTGTTTCCTGCGAAGCCAAGCGTGTCGTTTGCTGCTTGCGGCTGATTATGCGAGTAACTCTGACGAGCTACCAGCGGACCGACCGCTGCCTCTATACGTGGGCGTGGCTGCTTGGCCCAGCCCTCCTGCAGTATACGCGGGGCATCTGATCGCTTTACTCACTGGGAACCACTTGCACGTCAACAGAACTGACTGTGACAAAAATGCTGACACG GGGTTCTCATATTACTGGCTAAGAGGATGGAATCATAGTGGTATATGTATTGAAACAACAATGAACTTCAGCCAAGCTGTAAGCCCAGCGTTCATAAAACCAG aTTACGATTTAACGTCTGGCGAGTTTTCATCGTGGACCGAGTCGGTGTGGCAGACGATATGGGCCCGCGTGTTTGTGCGTGCAAGCGGTGCGGGCGCGAGGCTTGCGGCAGTGACGGGTGCGTTAGCCACCGCGGTTGCAGCTATACTGACCTTCTGGCTGCAGCGACATTCTGCACTCGTCTTCATCGATGCACCGTCCTCCGTAAGCAGCGACGCCGCAGG AATCATACGGACTGTCAACTGttga
- the LOC120637874 gene encoding uncharacterized protein LOC120637874 — translation MVEKSAPKPESVLNLEDLLQCPVCYEIPPGQIFQCNEGHHVCGGCKMRLDVCPVCRALFFGTRNYAMEELITNFRKMRSLKLSSKASGSGSSQSSSPALETTSVEHENNESENEDVEEESNTINVSEQPLRPPQPCSGLFRCLCCKTGSTARLPSARLLNHLRYFHAPDLLEGRSENGEYLQAWQFATVPGKLVTAVRISDMGIFFLTIDITPISVCAWLAMAAAPWVAHGFSYTITICGNDREAIFSDSVWSVRSCEGALKKRGHCLLVTNQDARALTAPAAISGKLSVRRTPTDLLSALTTPRAVLRIANRVNNQNSSSDLEPFLQELQNDVARLSQAFATLGRESNALVQSESQMRARIANIEQASESTSISDSDAEPPAEQSEPQPERQELTRNARKRLRQRLRAALDGTIPPEAPTATNRAQASSAASQPRQNGPVTQPRQNTSSQPRQNAPVTLPRQTTPTTQPRPNTILLRENTPITEVRVNPPVTQPRQNAPVTQPRQSTPVTQPRQNTSGNQQRQNTSGNQQRQNTSGNQQRQNTSGNQQRQNTSGNQQRQNTSGTQPRQNGLLSFSGFNIVTESTPPVAPPPAGPSSSTAQLEPQTGNNSSNKKKRRHRR, via the exons ATGGTTGAAAAATCTGCACCTAAG cCTGAGTCAGTGCTGAACTTAGAAGACTTATTACAATGCCCTGTTTGCTACGAGATACCACCGGGCCAGATCTTCCAATGCAACGAGGGCCATCATGTCTGTGGGGGGTGCAAGATGCGCCTGGACGTGTGCCCTGTCTGTCGTGCACTCTTTTTTGGCACACGCAATTATGCTATGGAAGAGTTAATAACAAACTTCAGAAAAATGCGAAGCCTT AAGCTAAGCAGTAAAGCTTCTGGTTCTGGCTCTTCGCAAAGCAGCTCGCCCGCTTTAGAAACAACCTCTGTGGAACATGAGAATAATGAGAGTGAAAATGAAGATGTTGAAGAAGAAAGTAATACTATAAATGTTTCAGAG CAACCACTTAGGCCACCACAGCCATGCAGTGGACTATTTCGTTGCCTGTGTTGCAAGACTGGCAGTACAGCAAGATTGCCATCTGCCCGTTTACTCAACCATCTTCGTTATTTTCATGCTCCAGATTTACTTGAG GGTCGCTCTGAAAATGGAGAGTACTTACAAGCATGGCAGTTTGCAACTGTGCCTGGCAAACTTGTGACTGCAGTCAGAATATCTGATATGGGCATATTCTTCTTGACAATAGATATAACCC CTATCTCAGTATGTGCGTGGCTGGCCATGGCTGCTGCGCCCTGGGTAGCACACGGGTTCAGTTATACAATTACCATATGTGGTAATGACCGTGAAGCTATATTTTCGGACAGT GTATGGTCTGTCAGATCCTGTGAAGGGGCATTAAAGAAGCGTGGTCATTGCCTGCTGGTGACAAATCAAGACGCGCGCGCGTTAACTGCCCCCGCCGCCATCAGTGGCAAGCTCTCGGTACGCCGCACGCCTACCGACCTGCTCAGTGCCCTGACGACACCGCGCGCCGTACTCCGCATTGCCAATAGAGTCAACAACCAGAATTCGTCGAGCGACCTCGAACCCTTCCTCCAGGAGCTCCAAAATGACGTTGCGAGGTTGTCTCAAGCATTCGCTACCTTGGGTCGCGAGTCAAACGCTCTAGTGCAGTCGGAGTCTCAAATGCGGGCTAGAATTGCTAATATCGAACAAGCTTCAGAGAGTACCTCTATATCAGATTCGGATGCGGAACCGCCCGCGGAACAAAGCGAACCACAACCTGAGCGTCAGGAGCTGACGCGAAACGCACGAAAACGCCTGAGGCAGCGATTGCGGGCAGCGCTCGACGGAACGATACCACCAGAGGCCCCCACCGCAACTAATCGCGCTCAAGCTTCCTCCGCTGCTTCCCAGCCTAGACAAAATGGCCCTGTTACTCAGCCAAGACAGAATACATCTAGTCAGCCGAGACAAAATGCACCTGTTACGCTGCCAAGACAGACTACTCCTACTACTCAGCCAAGGCCAAATACTATTCTGCTGAGAGAAAACACCCCAATTACTGAAGTGAGAGTGAATCCCCCCGTTACTCAGCCACGACAGAATGCCCCTGTGACTCAGCCACGACAGAGTACCCCTGTTACTCAGCCTAGACAGAATACCTCTGGTAATCAACAAAGACAGAATACCTCTGGTAATCAACAAAGACAGAATACCTCTGGTAATCAACAAAGACAGAATACCTCTGGTAATCAACAAAGACAGAATACCTCTGGTAATCAACAAAGACAGAATACCTCTGGTACTCAACCAAGACAGAATGGGTTACTCTCATTTAGTGGCTTTAACATTGTGACCGAGTCAACTCCACCTGTAGCCCCTCCACCAGCAGGTCCGTCCTCCTCCACAGCACAACTGGAGCCACAAACTGGAAATAACAGCAGTAATAAGAAAAAGCGCCGTCATCGCAGATAA
- the LOC120637873 gene encoding cytosolic non-specific dipeptidase encodes MSPLSKTRTLRRVLYGCRLPVLASSSNNKFRPFCYSYSVSHKAEPKKMAAERVLPQIFQYVDQNVESYKNLLKEAVAIPSVSSDAKHRDDCVRMVEWMKEKLKEVGASTELRDIGFQTLEGKQVKLPPVLVGALGNDSKKNTICIYGHLDVQPALKSDGWDSEPFELVERDGKLFGRGSTDDKGPVLGWLHAINAYKNVGSELPVNLKFVFECMEESSSQGLDELLLEKLKPEGFFDTVDYVCISDNYWLGTTKPCITYGLRGISYYFLEIECAKMDLHSGVFGGTVYEAMSDLIYLMNTLIDKDGKILITDIYKSVAPLLETEKELYHTIDFDPEAYRKSIDAYKLPHNAVKEQLLMHRWRYPSLSLHGIEGAHFQTGAKTVIPGKVVGKFSIRIVPNQEPEEVEKLVFDYINAKWAERGSPNKMSISAQSGRAWTEDPDHPHYQAAARATKLIYQTDPDMSREGGSIPVTITLQEASGRNVLLLPMGAGDDMAHSQNEKLNVRNYIEGIKLFAAYLYEVGKLPKQ; translated from the exons atgtcgCCTTTGAGTAAAACAAGAACATTACGACGAGTTTTATACGGTTGTAGATTGCCGGTATTAGCCTCGtcatcaaataataaattccgCCCCTTTTGTTATTCATACTCAGTTAGTCACAAAGCAGAGCCGAAGAAAATGGCAGCTGAGAGGGTATTGCCTCAGATATTTCAGTACGTCGATCAGAATGTAGAATCTTATAAAAATCTTCTAAAAGAAGCAGTTGCAATTCCGTCGGTTTCGAGTGACGCTAAACATCGCGATGACTGTGTCCGTATGGTAGAGTGGATGAAGGAGAAATTGAAAGAGGTTGGCGCGTCAACGGAGCTTAGGGATATTGGCTTTCAAACACTTGAGGGTAAACAAGTGAAACTACCCCCTGTTCTTGTCGGTGCCTTGGGAAAT GAttccaaaaaaaacacaatctgTATATATGGCCATTTAGATGTCCAGCCAGCTCTGAAGTCCGATGGATGGGATTCTGAGCCTTTCGAATTAGTGGAGAGAGATGGAAAGTTATTTGGAAGAGGATCAACAGATGACAAGGGACCAGTGTTGGGTTGGCTGCATGctataaatgcttataaaaatgtTGGTTCTGAG TTGCCAGTAAATTTGAAGTTTGTATTTGAATGCATGGAGGAGTCCAGCTCACAAGGACTTGATGAGTTGCTATTGGAGAAATTAAAGCCCGAAGGTTTCTTCGATACAGTAGACTATGTGTGCATTTCTGATAACTACTGGCTGGGCACCACTAAACCCTGTATCACATATGGCTTGAGAGGaattagctattactttttggAAATTGAGTGTGCCAAAATGGATCTACACAGTGGAGTTTTTGGTGGAACTGTGTATGAAG CAATGTCAGATTTAATATACCTTATGAATACTCTGATCGACAAAGACGGCAAGATTCTCATAACAGATATATATAAGTCGGTTGCTCCGTTGCTAGAGACTGAAAAGGAACTTTACCATACAATTGATTTTGACCCTGAGGCATACAG AAAATCGATAGACGCCTATAAGCTACCTCACAATGCAGTTAAGGAGCAACTGTTAATGCACCGCTGGAGGTATCCGAGTCTGTCCCTCCATGGCATTGAAG gTGCCCACTTTCAAACGGGAGCGAAGACTGTTATTCCCGGAAAAGTGGTCGGTAAATTCTCTATCCGCATAGTGCCAAACCAGGAGCCAGAAGAGGTCGAAAAATTAGTGTTTGACTACATTAATGCAAAG TGGGCTGAGCGTGGATCTCCTAACAAGATGAGCATCTCAGCGCAAAGCGGACGTGCCTGGACTGAAGATCCTGACCACCCTCATTATCAGGCCGCCGCCAGGGCCACAAAGCTCATTTACCAG ACTGACCCGGACATGTCTCGCGAAGGCGGTTCGATTCCCGTAACGATCACCCTGCAAGAGGCCAGCGGGCGTAATGTTCTGCTGTTACCGATGGGCGCCGGAGACGATATGGCTcactctcagaacgagaagctCAACGTGCGCAACTATATCGAGGGG ATCAAACTGTTCGCTGCTTATTTGTATGAAGTTGGAAAACTGCCAAAACAATAG